One Gordonia mangrovi genomic region harbors:
- a CDS encoding helix-turn-helix domain-containing protein — MTTLLEQTVLPDTDGGDVQQLDALLAVLTADHSVIVSAGESSAQLPEELRQILTTVLSNLIQGTAVTVEPHRTLLTTQEAADILGITRPTLVRLLTDNEIPYTTPGRHRRVQLTDVLAYQQRTRTQRAEALAELAAPDPRPTETDGFIATR; from the coding sequence ATGACCACCCTGCTGGAGCAGACAGTTCTTCCCGACACCGACGGCGGCGACGTGCAGCAACTCGACGCACTCCTTGCCGTACTCACCGCCGACCACTCGGTGATTGTGAGCGCTGGCGAGAGTTCTGCGCAGCTGCCCGAGGAGTTGCGACAGATCCTGACAACAGTGCTGTCCAACCTCATTCAGGGCACCGCAGTGACTGTTGAGCCGCACCGCACGCTGCTGACGACGCAAGAGGCCGCCGATATTCTCGGAATCACCCGGCCCACCCTCGTGCGGCTGCTGACCGACAACGAGATCCCCTACACCACTCCCGGTCGACATCGCCGCGTGCAGCTCACCGACGTCCTGGCCTATCAACAACGCACGCGCACCCAACGCGCTGAGGCCCTCGCCGAACTCGCTGCCCCTGACCCCCGACCGACCGAGACCGACGGCTTCATCGCCACGCGCTGA